In Candidatus Contubernalis alkalaceticus, the genomic window AAAATTTAATGTAGGCTTAGGTGTGATTCATTTTATGAAGTAGTGCTGTGGTTTATTCAGATATATATAAAGATATCAGGAGGACTTTAAAAAATGGGTAATATAATTTCAGGGGGTATTACAGCAGTTCCCTGCATAAAGGCAGCAGCCGTAAGCTGCGGGATTAAGGGAGATAAAAAGGATCTGGCCGTTGTATATTCGGAAGTGCCCTTGGTGAGTGCCGCAGTTTTTACCACTAACCTGGTTAAAGCGGCACCGGTTCTGGTCAGCCAAAGAAATATTAAAGAGAAAGTGACCCGGGCAGTGGTGGTGAACAGTGGAAATGCCAATGCCTGTTCAGGTTTGAGAGGGCTGAAGGATGCTGAGAGAATGGCTGCTCTGACTGCTGAATATCTAAAACTTTGCCCTGGGGAGATTCTGGTTTCCTCCACCGGGGTCATTGGTCAATTTCTGCCTATGGAAAAAGTGGAAAAAGGGATAAAAATGGCAGTGGAAAACCTTACTGAAGAGGGGGGCAGCGACTCTGCAGAGGCTATTCTAACGACTGATACGGTGAAAAAGGAAATAGCCTACCGGTTTATGCTGGCTGGAAAAACTGTTACCCTGGGGGCTATGGCCAAAGGTTCCGGCATGATTTGTCCAAATATGGCTACTATGCTGGCTTTTATTACTACCGATGTGAAGATAAGTAAGGAACTGCTGCAGAAAGCTCTGCAGGAATCGGTAAAGTGTTCTTACAATTTAATTACCGTGGACGGGGACACCAGCACCAACGACATGGTCTTACTCTTAGCCAATGGTCAGGCCGAGAATCCAGAAATAACTGAAGAAGGTGAAGACTATCAAGCATTTCTAGAGGCACTTAATTATGTCAACAAGGCCATGGCCCGTCAGATTATCTTAGACGGGGAAGGAACTACCAAGTTAATAGAAGTAACTCTCCAGGGGTTTAAGGATTATGATACAGGCCGTAAACTGGTCATGGGTATTCTTAATTCCAACCTGGTCAAGACTGCCTTTTTTGGGGAAGACGCTAACTGGGGAAGAATAATTACCGCAATGGGTTATTCCAGCAGTAATTTCTGCCCAGAAAAAGTAGATATCTTTTTAGGTGACCTGCAGGTGATGAAGGAGGGGGTGGGACTAATATTTGATGAAGCTTCAGCCAAAGAGATATTGAGTCATAAAGAGGTAAAAGTGTTTATTGACCTGAAGGAAGGGAAGGATAAAATAACAGCCTGGGGCTCGGATTTGAGCCACCAGTATGTGACTATCAACAGCTCATACCGGACATAAAGCGGTTCTGCGGTTAGGTACCCCGGTGGCTGTTGTTAGGAAAATTCTAAGGAATCTCTTAAGCTATCACGAGAGTAAAAAGGGGAACTATAGAAGAGGAATAGGTTTTTGAGTCAAGGAACTGTCCCCTGACTCACTTTAAATGGAGGTGTAAAGATATGCAGGAGATTATTAAGAAGGCAGAGGTGCTGGTTGAGGCGCTTCCCTATATCCGGGCTTTTGCGGACAAAACTCTGGTAATTAAATATGGCGGCCAGGCCATGGTGAACGATGAACTGAAGAAATCCGTAATTATAGATATCATACTTTTAAAATATATCGGATTAAATCCCATCCTGGTCCACGGCGGCGGGGCGGAGGTTACCCGGCTGATGGAAAAGGTGGGAAAAGAGGCGGAGTTTGTCAATGGCCTTCGGGTTACTGATAAGGAAACCATTGAGCTGGTGGAAATGGTTCTGGTGGGTAAGATTAACAAGGAAATTGTAGGGCTTATTAACCAGTACGGAGGGAAGGCGGTGGGTTTGAGCGGAAAGGACAGCAATCTGATTATTGCTCAGAAGCGCCCTCCGGAAAGCATGGTGGTGGAGGGGGAAGAAAGGATTGTGGACCTGGGTTATGTGGGGGACATTGTGCAGATCAATCCCGAAGTAATAAATATCCTGAGCGCTCAAGGTTACATCCCGGTGATTTCTACCCTGGGGGTAAATTTGAACGGTGAGAGTTTGAATATTAACGCCGACCATGTGGCGGGGGAAATGGCCGCCGCATTGGGGGCGGAAAAATTAATGATTTTAACCGATGTAGAGGGAATTTTTGAGGATCCAAAGGATACCTCCTCTCTGATTGCCACCCTGCCCAGGGCCCAGGCCATAGAGATGATTGAGCGGGCTAAAATAAGCCAGGGAATGATTCCTAAGGTGCAAGCCTGTTTGAAGGCTCTGGAGCATGAGGTTCGCAGAACTCACATTGTGGACGGTAGGATGCCGCATTCACTGCTTCTGGAAATCTTTACGGATCATGGAATAGGCACTATGGTAATTGAGTAAGTAAAGGAGGCTTAACCCCCAAAATAAGGGGAGCATATGGAAAATATAAAAGAGCTGGAAAAAAAATATATTATCAATACCTATGGGAGAGACCCGGAAGTTACGCCTCTTTTTGTTAAGGGACAGGGAAGTAATCTCTGGGATGAACAAGGGAACTCATATCTGGACCTGGTCAGTGGCCTGGCGGTGAATATTTTGGGGCACTGCCCCAAGGTGGTAGTAGATGCCCTGCAGGAGCAGTCCAAAAAGCTGTTTCACTGCTCAAATCTTTTCTATACCGAACCACAGGTGCAGCTGGCCCAACTTTTAGTGGAAAACTCATCTTTGGACCAGGTATTCTTCTGTAACAGCGGAGCTGAAGCCAACGAAGCGGCCATTAAACTGGCCCGGAAGTATGCAAAGCTTTTCGTGGATGAAGATCGCTTTGAAATAATAACCGCATTAAAATCTTTCCACGGCCGAACCATGGCCACCATAACGGCCACCGGGCAGCCTAAATTTCACCAGGGCTTTGAGCCTATGGTACCGGGATTTAAATATGCTCCTTTCAATGACCTGGAGGCTTTTGCCTCTTTGGTGGGTGACCAGACCTGTGCCATTTTAGTGGAACCGGTGCAGGGGGAGGGCGGTGTCCATGTTGGTACAGTTAAATTTATCCAAGGATTGAGGAATCTTTGCGATGAGAAGAAACTGCTGCTTATTTTTGATGAGGTGCAGTGTGGTATTGGGCGAACCGGGAAGTTTCTGGCTTCAGAACATTATGGGGTTCAACCGGACATAACTACCCTGGCCAAGGGGTTGGGGGGCGGAGTGCCCATAGGGGCTATGATGGCTGTGCAGGAGGTTGCCCGGGGATTTAATCCGGGAGATCATGCGACTACCTTTGGGGGAAATCCCCTGGCCTGTGCTGCGGCCATAGCGGTGTTGAAGACAATCTTAGAAAATGATTTCCTGGTATATGTTAAACGGAATAGTGAGTATTTTGTACAGGAACTGGAGCAGCTGAAGAAAAAGCTTCCTTCCTTAATTAAAGAAATCAGGGCCAGCGGTATGATGGTGGCTGTGGAAATAGAAGGAGACAGCCGAGGCCGAGAAGTGATGAAAGAATGCTTAAAAAAGGGTCTGGTAATAAACTGCATCGGTGGAAATGTACTCAGGTTTCTGCCGCCCTTAAACGTGACCGCATCTGAGTTGAGGTTCGCTTTGGATGTTTTAGAGGGTGTGCTGAAGAAGTTGAAATAAACTGTGCTTTTTAGAAAGTAAATGATCAGGAGGAAGATTATGCCCAGACGAAAAGAAATAAAAAAGGTCCTGGTCATAGGTTCAGGACCCATTATTATCGGCCAGGCGGCGGAGTTCGATTATGCTGGCACCCAGGCCTGCAAGGCCTTGAGGGAAGAGGGCATTGAAGTGGTACTGGTAAATAGTAATCCGGCTACTATTATGACCGATCTGGATATGGCCGACCGGGTGTACATCGAACCCTTGACCGTTGAGTTTTTAAAAAAGATTATACTAAGGGAATCGCCTGATGGTATTCTACCCACTTTGGGTGGGCAGACCGGCCTGAATCTGGCCATGGAACTTTCCGAAGAAAACTTTCTGCAGAAAACCGGAGTAATTCTTTTAGGCACTCCCCTGGAAGCTATAAAAAAAGCGGAAGACCGGGAAATATTTAAACAGACTATGATGGATTTAAATGAATCCATTCCCGCCAGTTCTATTGTACGTAACCTGGAGGAGGCTATTAATTTTGTCCAGGAGGTGGGATACCCAATTGTAGTCAGGCCTGCTTACACCCTGGGAGGTTCCGGGGGAGGATTGGTATATTCTGAGAGGGAGCTGGTGGCCCAGCTTAAGAAGGGATTAAAGATGAGCCTGATTCACCAGGTGCTGCTGGAACAGAGTGTGGCCGGATGGAAGGAAATCGAGTTTGAAGTAATGAGGGATGGGAAAGACGCCTGTATTACTGTCTGCAGCATGGAAAATATTGATCCCATTGGCATACATACCGGCGACAGCGTGGTGGTGGCACCGGCATTGACCCTGACGGATTCCGAATACCACGCTCTAAGGTGTGCTTCTTTAAAAATTATACGGGCCTTGGGCATTGAAGGGGGCTGCAATATTCAGTTTGCCGTTAACCCCCATGATTTTGTATATAACGTAATTGAGGTGAACCCCCGGGTGAGCCGTTCCAGTGCTCTAGCCTCCAAAGCCACCGGATACCCTATTGCCAAGGTGGCGGCCAAGATCGCTGCCGGCTATTCCCTGGAGGAAATACAGAATGCGGTGACCAAAAAGACTACCGCCTGTTTTGAGCCCAGCATTGACTATGTGGTTTTAAAGTTTCCCCGCTGGCCCTTTGATAAGTTTGTATTGGCGGACCGAAAACTGGGAACACAGATGAAGGCTACCGGAGAGGTAATGTCTATTGACCGGACCTTCGAGGGTGCCTTTTTGAAAGCCCTGCGCTCTTTAGAAATAAATATCTTTGGGTTCTTGACCGGTGCTTATGAAGATTGGAAGGATGAAGCCATTACCAGGGAACTGGAAAAAGCCAGTGATGAAAGGCTATTTGTGCTGGCAGAGGCTTTTCGAAGAGATTGGACTATGGAAAGAGTGCATGAATTAACTAATATAGATAATTTCTTTTTGTTTAAATTTAAAAAAATAGTGGCGATAGCTAAAAGTTTTATCGGCCTTGAACTGGAGGAAGTTACGGCAGAGGATCTTTGGGAGGCCAAGAGAAGGGGTTTTGCCGACCAGGATCTGGCAAATCTTTTAAATGTGGATATGATGGAGGTCAGGGCTCTTCGGGAAAACTTTTGCATAATGCCCACCTATAAGATGGTGGACACCTGTGCCGGTGAGTTTGAAGCGGCAACTCCTTATTATTATTCCACCTATGAAGAGGAGGACGAGGTGGAGATTTCGGACAAAAGACGGGTATTGGTCATCGGTTCCGGCCCCATCCGCATCGGCCAGGGGGTAGAATTTGACTACTGTTCAGTCCATGCGGTCTGGGCACTGCAGCAGGCGGGACGAGAAGCCATTATAATTAACAACAACCCGGAAACGGTGAGCACTGATTTTGATTGTGCCGATAAGCTCTATTTCGAGCCTTTAACTCCCGAGGACGTGCTGAATATCATAGACAAGGAGAAGCCTGAGGGGGTAGTAGTTCAGTTCGGCGGGCAGACAGCTATTAACCTGGCGGAGTTTTTAAAGGATAGGGGGATTAATATACTGGGGACCTCTGTGGAGAATATAGACCTTGCGGAGAACCGCCAAAAGTTTTGGGAACTGCTCCAGTCTCTGGGGATATCCCAGGCCGAGGGAGCCTCAGTATTTACTCCTCAGGAGGCCATGGGAGTGGCGCTTAAATTGGGATTTCCCCTGCTGATCCGTCCTTCTTACGTGATTGGAGGCCGGGCCATGTTTCTGGTGCACAACGAAGAACAGATGTATACTTACCTGAAGCTGGCGGCCAAAGTATCTCCCAATCATCCAGTCTTAATTGATAAATATCTTTTAGGGATGGAGGTAGAAGTAGATGCCATCTCTGATGGGGAAAACATACTTATTCCGGGGATAATGGAGCATATAGAGCGGGCCGGCATTCATTCCGGGGACAGTATGGCCGTATTTCCACCCCGTAATATTACTCAAAAACAGCTGGATACCCTGGTGAATTACACAGAAAAAATAGCCAGGGCCTTAGAAATAAAAGGGTTGGTTAATATTCAGTTTGTAATATATAAAGATAGAGTCTATGTCCTGGAGGTGAACCCCCGGGCCAGCCGCACTATACCCATTTTGAGCAAGGTAACCGGTGTGCCCATGGTGAAGCTGGCGGTAGATATTATGATGGGGGCCCGTTTAAAGGACCTGGGTTTTGGCATTGGACTAAGAGAACATCCCCACTATATGACCGTCAAGGCCCCGGTATTTTCTTTTGAAAAGCTGACCCAGGTGGATATCTCTTTAGGTCCCGAAATGAAATCTACCGGGGAAGTCCTGGGAATGGATTTGACCTTCATAGGAGCTCTGTATAAAACTATGTTGGCAGGGGGATACTCTTTTCCTCAAAAGGGCAGGATCCTTTTTTCCGTAGCTTTACAGGACAAAAATGACATTTTACCCCTGGCCAAAAGGTTTGCGCAGCTGGGTTTTGAGCTTTTCGCTACTGCAGGGACAGCGGAAAGTTTGAAGGAATACGGAGTTCGGGAGATTGAAATTGTGAAGAAGATTGGAGAGGGGAAGCCCAATGTGCTGGACCTAATCCAGGAGGGGGTTTTTGACCTGGTGGTGAACACCCCTACCTTTGGGCAGAAGCTTAGTTCCACCGGCTACCAGATGAGGAGAAGCTGCGTAGAATTAAAGATTCCCTGCCTTACCTCTCCGGATACGGTACAGGCTTTTCTGGAGGTGCTGGAAATGAAGTATGGGGAGGGGAAGGGTTTTTCCGTAAAAACGGTGAAAGAATATCTGGATGAATTCATTTAAAAAGGAGTGAAATCATGTCTATTTCTGCACAGGAAATAAAAGATGCAGCCTGGGATGCCCGGTTAGAACTGGATTCCCAGGAAGAGTCCGAACTTTTGAAGGAAGCCCAGCAGCTTTTTGAAGATTTAGTCTCTTTTATTGACCCTACTTTTGAAAATATTTCTCAAACCTTTTACCCTATCTCATCAAAAGCTGTTATGCGGGAGGATGAGGTAGAGCTTTCGCTTCCTGTAAATACCGCCCTGGCTAATGCCCCGGATGCCGATGATTTTTGTCATCATGTACCCAGAATCATTGAAGAATAAGGTTAGAAGGAGGATTTCAGTTGAAAATTTCAAAGGGCTGCACAAAAGAAAAAATATGTCCAAAAGAAGCAGACTTAAAAGAATTAGCCCGGATAGTGTATGATCGGGCTAAAATGGCTGAAGAAAATTATAACGCTTTCATTACCTTAGATGAGCAGTATCTAAACAGCCAGGTGGAGAAACTCTCTGCAGGAGAAAAGGATGATAAGAAACCCCTGTCCGGTATTCCGGCTGTTTTAGGAGATAACTTATGTACCGAAGGGATAAGGACCACCTGCGGTTCCAAAATATTAGAAAATTATACATCCCCTTTTAATGCTCTGGTGGCAGACAGACTTCAGGAGGCAGGGTCTATAATAGTAGGAAAAACAAATATTGATGAATTTGGAATAGGAGATTCCCGGGGAATATCACACTTTGGCAGGGTTAAAAACCCCTGGGATGCAAACCATACTGCTGGTTCCGGTACAGCCTGTGCAGTAGCCTCAGGTTCTGCGGTTTTCGGACTGGGTTCAGATGCCCGGGGAGGATTGAGGCAGTCTGCCGCTTACAGTGGTTTAGGAGGATTGAAGCCCAGCTTTGGGAGAATATCCCGCTGGGGACTTATTGATTATGCTCCATCATTGGACCAGATCGGTATAATAGCTAAAACCGCCATGGATATGGCTCTGGTACTGGAGTGTATAGCCGGTGAGGATTATCGTGATTCTTCTACTCTGAAAAATCCTGCTCCCGGTTATTTAGACCTGCTGGAGGAGAACCCTGCGGATATTAAAATAGGCCTGTTAAAGGGATATGATGTAGAATCCTTAGAGCCTGAAGTTAAAGCTTTGTTTGAAAAAGAGCTGGCCAGGTTAAAAGATATTGGCTGCAGTATTGTAGAAGTAGAACTGCCTAATTTTCTTAAATCTTCAACTACAGCTTCTATTATTGGAGCGGTAGAAGCTTATTCAAACCTGGCCAACTTTGACGGTGTGCGCTTTGGCTATAGGGGCAGTTCTAAACATCTCCAGGAAATGTACATAAAAAGCAGAACCGAAGGGTTTGGTTCTTTCTTAAAAAAATATTTAACCTTTGGAGCGCTGGCTTCTGCGGAGGACCATATTAAAGAAATCTTTAATCCGGCTCAAAAAATGAGGACTAAGATTAAAGAAGAATTAGAAGAGGCACTTAAAACCGTTGACATGGTGGTAACACCTACCGTTCCTTTCCGTGCCCCTGTCTTTTCAAACTTGGACAGCTTTTATGGCATTGATAGTCATGCCCATACTTTTACTGCGGCAGTTAACCTGGCAGGGCTTCCGGCCTTAACGGTACCTGTTAAAGCTGACCAGGATTTACCTACAGGGCTCCAACTAATAGGAAGGGCTTTTGAAGAAGGGAAACTGTTGAATGTATGGAAGGCTTTGGATAAATAAGTTTTTTTTTACTTTTCGCTGTAGTGCCAGGACGTAAAGGCAAAGGAGCCTAATAATTTTAAGCAGAGGTGAAAAACAATGAAGTTTGAGCCTGTAATAGGTTTAGAAATACATGTAGAATTGTTAACTAAAACAAAAATCTTCTGCGGCTGCAGCAATACCTTCGGCTCGGAACCTAACTCGCAAACATGCCCTGTCTGCCTGGGGCTGCCCGGTTCCCGCCCCCTTTTGAATAAACAAGCCGTCGAGTTTGCCATTAAAGCATCGTTGGCCTTGAACTGTGAAATTGCAGAATACACAACTTTTGACCGAAAAAATTATTTTTATGCCGACCTTCCCAAGGGATATCAGATTTCACAGTATTTTTATCCCACGGGGACCAATGGATACGTAGATATTAATGTAAACGGAGATAGCAAAAGAGTGCGTATTCATCAGCTGCACCTGGAGGAGGATACGGGGAAACTTCTTCATTCAGGCAGTATTTTAGATTCCCCTTACAGCCGGGTGGATTTTAACCGTGCCGGTGTACCCTTGATAGAAATAGTTACTGAACCAGATATCCGCAGTGCTGAAGAAGCCCGGGTTTTTCTACAGAAATTAAGAACGATACTTTTGTACACAGAAGTATCCGACTGTAAAATGGAAGAAGGTTCTATGCGCTGTGACGCAAATATTAGCATAAGGCCTGAAGGAAGTAAGGTTTTAGGCAGTAAAACTGAGTTAAAAAATATGAACTCTTTCAAGGCGGTTCAAAAGGGAATCGAATATGAGATTAAAAGACAGACCAAAGTATTAGAAGCCGGCAGTGAGGTGGTACCTGAGACCCGGCATTGGAATGAGGGGAAAGGAACCACCACGGCCATGCGCAGCAAGTTTAAGGCCGCTAATTACCGTTGTTTCCCGGATCCCAATGTTTTTCCTATAGAAAACAACAGTGATTGGATTGAAAATATTAAAAACCATATGCCGGAACTTCCTGATGAAAAAAAAGCCAGGTTTGTTGCGGATCATAATCTTCCGCAGTATGATGCCGAAGTTTTGACTTCCAGCAGTGAACTGGCAGAATTTTACGACCGAACGGTTTCCCTGTACCCTAATCCCAAGTTTGTCAGCAACTGGGTTATGGGAGAATTAATAGGGTTGTTAAATGCCAAAAAAGAAGATATTTCTGCATGTAAGATTACTCCCTCAAGTTTGGCCAGGCTTTTCCAGCTGATAGACGACCAGACTATCAGCGGAAAAATAGCTAAAACCGTGTTTCAGGATATGTTTGATACCGGAAAAGACCCGGAAACCATTGTGAAGGAAAAGAACCTGGTGCAGATTACGGATACTGGCGAAATAGAGGTAATTGTTGATCAGGTAATTGAAGCTAATCCGGGATCGGTAGCTGATTTTAAAGGCGGTAAAAAGAAAGCCCTGGGTTTCCTGGTGGGTCAAATCATGAAAGCCACCAAGGGCCAGGCTAACCCTCAAGTCGTAAACAAGCTTTTGGCGGAAAAATTGAAGTAATGTTATAGTGTGGTGTAATTAAAGAACTAAAGGGCTCTAATAATACTAGTAAAATATTTATTAATGTCAATTAGTAAATTGTAAAATTTTTAAAAAAAGGGAGGCAGGTTAGATGTCCCTAAAGGGAAAAGATTTACTAACTTTAAAGGATTGGAGTTCTGAAGAAATATTTCAAGTGCTGGAACTGGCGGAAAAGCTAAAAAAAGAAAACAAGGAAGGGACGTTTCATCCACTGCTGAAAGGGAAAACCTTGGGGATGATATTTCAAAAGGCTTCCACCCGGACCCGTATTTCTTTTGAGGTAGCTATGTGGCAGTTGGGAGGCTATGCTCTTTTCTTAAATCCACAGGATCTGCAGATGGGTCGAGGAGAACCTATCAAGGATACAGCCCGGGTGTTAGCCCGTTACTTAGAGGGGATTATGATTCGTACCTTTTCCCATTCTGAGGTGGAAGAGCTGGCTCACTATGCAGATATTCCTGTAGTCAACGGACTTACCGATACGTATCACCCCTGCCAGGCCCTGGCGGATGTTTTGACCATCCGGGAACACAAGGGGGATTTTAAGGGATTGAAAGTGGCCTATCTGGGGGACGGCAATAATGTAGCTCACTCCCTTATCCTGGCCTGTGCTAAAGTGGGGATTAATGTTTCAGCGGCCTGTCCTACCGGTTATGAACCTGATGAGGAAGTGGTGAATTGGGCGCTCAAGAATCGTTTAGTGCCAGATAGTGAAATTACTGTAACCTCCAGCCCCCAGGAGGCACTAAATAATGCGGATGTGGTTTACACTGATGTTTGGGCTAGTATGGGACAAGAGGGAGAGCATAAGGAGCGCCTTGAAATATTTAAACCCTTTCAATTAAACCAGTCATTATTGAAGCAGGCAAAATCCGACGCAATCGTCCTACACTGCCTGCCGGCCCATCGGGAAGAGGAGATAACCGATGAGGTTATAGAAGGCCCCCAGTCGGCAGTAATGGATCAGGCGGAAAACCGTCTTCACGCCCAGAAAGCCGTCCTGGCCCTGGTAATGGGGTAGATGGAAACTTGGGTTTTCAAGGTGACAATCCTTGACAATGACAAACCTAGAGGAAGGAGTGGGAATATTGAAAGTAGTGTTGGCATATTCGGGAGGGTTGGATACCTCTATTATTATTAAATGGCTTATAGAAAACTATAATTGTGAGGTCATCTGCATGGCTGCCGACGTGGGGCAGGCGGAAGAATTAGAGGGCCTTCGGGAAAAGGCCCTGAATTCCGGAGCATCAAAAATCTATATTGAAGACCTCAAGGAAGAGTTTGTTCGGGATTTTGTTTTTCCTACATTAAAAGCTAATGCTTTGTATGAACAGAAATACCTGCTGGGCACCTCTATCGCCCGTCCGGTGATTGCCAAGCGTATGGTGGAAATTGCTCAAATGGAGGGGGCTTTAGCGTTAGCCCATGGCTGTACCGGAAAAGGAAACGACCAGGTGCGGTTTGAATTGACAGCGAAAGCACTAAATCCTCAGTTAAAAATTATTGCCCCCTGGAGGGAGTGGTCCATAACCTCCAGGGAGGAGGCCATAGATTATGCTCAAATGCATGGGATTCCCATCACGGTAACTAAGGAAAAGCCCTACAGCATGGATCGTAACCTGTGGCACATCAGCTATGAGGGAGGAGTTCTGGAGGATCCCTACCATGAGCCTCATGAAGATATGTTCCTCCTGACAGTAAGCCCTGAAAAAGCACCTGATGAGCCATTGTATATGGAAATCCAGTTTGAGAAGGGTAATCCTCTGGGGATAAATGGTAAGGAATATTCCCCGGTTTCCTTAGTAGAGGAACTGAACCGGTTGGCGGGTCAGCACGGGGTGGGCCGCAGAGATTTGGTTGAAAACCGTCTGGTAGGCATGAAGTCTCGAGGTGTGTATGAGACCCCAGGAGGTACCATTCTCTTTCTGGCTCACCAGGAGTTGGAATCTCTTTGCCTGGACCGGGACACCATGCATTTTAAGGAATTGATTGCTCCCCGCTATGCTCAGCTGGTGTATAACGGCCAGTGGTATACTCCCCTGCGGGAAGCCCTTGATGCTTTTATAGAAAGTACCCAGAAGCGGGTAACCGGTACGGTGCGGGTAAAGCTATACAAAGGCAGCTGCACCGTGGTGGGAATGAAGTCCCCCTATTCCTTATATCGGGAAGACCTGGCCACTTTTGAAAAGGGCGAACTTTACGACCAACGGGATGCGGGAGGTTTTATCAACTGCTTCGGACTGCCCATGATGGTTCAGGGACTCTTGGAGGGTCAGCTGAAGGGGGAAGAATAATGAAACTTTGGGGCGGAAGGTTTCAAAAAAATACAGATAAAATGGTGGAGGACTTTACCGCCTCCATTTTCTTTGACTGCCGTTTAGCGGAGGAGGACATAACCGGGAGCATTGCTCATGCCAGGATGCTGGCTAAAACCGGGATTATCACCCAGGAAGATTCCCAGGAAATGATCCAAGGCCTGCAGGAGATTCGTCAAGAAATCCAGGAGGGACGGTTTGAATACCGGACGGAACTGGAAGATATCCATATGCACATTGAAAAACGCCTGACAGAAAAGATTGGCCCCATTGGTGGGAAACTGCATACCGCCCGGAGCCGAAATGATCAGGTGGCCCTGGATATGCATCTGTATGTGAAAAAAGAAATAAAAAGCACGGTGGAACTTATTGCCCGGCTGCAGGGGGC contains:
- the argB gene encoding acetylglutamate kinase — translated: MQEIIKKAEVLVEALPYIRAFADKTLVIKYGGQAMVNDELKKSVIIDIILLKYIGLNPILVHGGGAEVTRLMEKVGKEAEFVNGLRVTDKETIELVEMVLVGKINKEIVGLINQYGGKAVGLSGKDSNLIIAQKRPPESMVVEGEERIVDLGYVGDIVQINPEVINILSAQGYIPVISTLGVNLNGESLNINADHVAGEMAAALGAEKLMILTDVEGIFEDPKDTSSLIATLPRAQAIEMIERAKISQGMIPKVQACLKALEHEVRRTHIVDGRMPHSLLLEIFTDHGIGTMVIE
- a CDS encoding amidase family protein, encoding MKISKGCTKEKICPKEADLKELARIVYDRAKMAEENYNAFITLDEQYLNSQVEKLSAGEKDDKKPLSGIPAVLGDNLCTEGIRTTCGSKILENYTSPFNALVADRLQEAGSIIVGKTNIDEFGIGDSRGISHFGRVKNPWDANHTAGSGTACAVASGSAVFGLGSDARGGLRQSAAYSGLGGLKPSFGRISRWGLIDYAPSLDQIGIIAKTAMDMALVLECIAGEDYRDSSTLKNPAPGYLDLLEENPADIKIGLLKGYDVESLEPEVKALFEKELARLKDIGCSIVEVELPNFLKSSTTASIIGAVEAYSNLANFDGVRFGYRGSSKHLQEMYIKSRTEGFGSFLKKYLTFGALASAEDHIKEIFNPAQKMRTKIKEELEEALKTVDMVVTPTVPFRAPVFSNLDSFYGIDSHAHTFTAAVNLAGLPALTVPVKADQDLPTGLQLIGRAFEEGKLLNVWKALDK
- a CDS encoding aspartate aminotransferase family protein; the protein is MENIKELEKKYIINTYGRDPEVTPLFVKGQGSNLWDEQGNSYLDLVSGLAVNILGHCPKVVVDALQEQSKKLFHCSNLFYTEPQVQLAQLLVENSSLDQVFFCNSGAEANEAAIKLARKYAKLFVDEDRFEIITALKSFHGRTMATITATGQPKFHQGFEPMVPGFKYAPFNDLEAFASLVGDQTCAILVEPVQGEGGVHVGTVKFIQGLRNLCDEKKLLLIFDEVQCGIGRTGKFLASEHYGVQPDITTLAKGLGGGVPIGAMMAVQEVARGFNPGDHATTFGGNPLACAAAIAVLKTILENDFLVYVKRNSEYFVQELEQLKKKLPSLIKEIRASGMMVAVEIEGDSRGREVMKECLKKGLVINCIGGNVLRFLPPLNVTASELRFALDVLEGVLKKLK
- the argJ gene encoding bifunctional glutamate N-acetyltransferase/amino-acid acetyltransferase ArgJ, producing MGNIISGGITAVPCIKAAAVSCGIKGDKKDLAVVYSEVPLVSAAVFTTNLVKAAPVLVSQRNIKEKVTRAVVVNSGNANACSGLRGLKDAERMAALTAEYLKLCPGEILVSSTGVIGQFLPMEKVEKGIKMAVENLTEEGGSDSAEAILTTDTVKKEIAYRFMLAGKTVTLGAMAKGSGMICPNMATMLAFITTDVKISKELLQKALQESVKCSYNLITVDGDTSTNDMVLLLANGQAENPEITEEGEDYQAFLEALNYVNKAMARQIILDGEGTTKLIEVTLQGFKDYDTGRKLVMGILNSNLVKTAFFGEDANWGRIITAMGYSSSNFCPEKVDIFLGDLQVMKEGVGLIFDEASAKEILSHKEVKVFIDLKEGKDKITAWGSDLSHQYVTINSSYRT
- a CDS encoding Asp-tRNA(Asn)/Glu-tRNA(Gln) amidotransferase subunit GatC translates to MSISAQEIKDAAWDARLELDSQEESELLKEAQQLFEDLVSFIDPTFENISQTFYPISSKAVMREDEVELSLPVNTALANAPDADDFCHHVPRIIEE
- the carB gene encoding carbamoyl-phosphate synthase (glutamine-hydrolyzing) large subunit, with protein sequence MPRRKEIKKVLVIGSGPIIIGQAAEFDYAGTQACKALREEGIEVVLVNSNPATIMTDLDMADRVYIEPLTVEFLKKIILRESPDGILPTLGGQTGLNLAMELSEENFLQKTGVILLGTPLEAIKKAEDREIFKQTMMDLNESIPASSIVRNLEEAINFVQEVGYPIVVRPAYTLGGSGGGLVYSERELVAQLKKGLKMSLIHQVLLEQSVAGWKEIEFEVMRDGKDACITVCSMENIDPIGIHTGDSVVVAPALTLTDSEYHALRCASLKIIRALGIEGGCNIQFAVNPHDFVYNVIEVNPRVSRSSALASKATGYPIAKVAAKIAAGYSLEEIQNAVTKKTTACFEPSIDYVVLKFPRWPFDKFVLADRKLGTQMKATGEVMSIDRTFEGAFLKALRSLEINIFGFLTGAYEDWKDEAITRELEKASDERLFVLAEAFRRDWTMERVHELTNIDNFFLFKFKKIVAIAKSFIGLELEEVTAEDLWEAKRRGFADQDLANLLNVDMMEVRALRENFCIMPTYKMVDTCAGEFEAATPYYYSTYEEEDEVEISDKRRVLVIGSGPIRIGQGVEFDYCSVHAVWALQQAGREAIIINNNPETVSTDFDCADKLYFEPLTPEDVLNIIDKEKPEGVVVQFGGQTAINLAEFLKDRGINILGTSVENIDLAENRQKFWELLQSLGISQAEGASVFTPQEAMGVALKLGFPLLIRPSYVIGGRAMFLVHNEEQMYTYLKLAAKVSPNHPVLIDKYLLGMEVEVDAISDGENILIPGIMEHIERAGIHSGDSMAVFPPRNITQKQLDTLVNYTEKIARALEIKGLVNIQFVIYKDRVYVLEVNPRASRTIPILSKVTGVPMVKLAVDIMMGARLKDLGFGIGLREHPHYMTVKAPVFSFEKLTQVDISLGPEMKSTGEVLGMDLTFIGALYKTMLAGGYSFPQKGRILFSVALQDKNDILPLAKRFAQLGFELFATAGTAESLKEYGVREIEIVKKIGEGKPNVLDLIQEGVFDLVVNTPTFGQKLSSTGYQMRRSCVELKIPCLTSPDTVQAFLEVLEMKYGEGKGFSVKTVKEYLDEFI